One region of Chlamydiales bacterium genomic DNA includes:
- a CDS encoding DHA2 family efflux MFS transporter permease subunit: protein MDRVKPSTTQLTNTHLFLLCISIGLATFLDVLDLAITNVALPDITGSLGESPFNGAWVISSYAIGSAIIIPISGYLSNRFGEVKVFTTSILFFIITSAACGFASNFYMLVFFRVLQGVCAGPLMPLSQSLLLANFPEAKKGIAIALWSMIAVAGPILGPILGGLITDTIGWRWIFYINLPIGILSLFMNLVLLRHHKTKIIKNPIDITALILLVLGVASLQLFLDQGNDDGWFQSNAIILLFCVGVITLALFIIWTLTSKKPIIDLTLYKMRNFLLMNIVTLLTYVAIYGSIIIYPLWLETQLGYNAFWTGLAIMPSALFILFGAPIIGLFTSKVDLRILMTLSCIFFVIAAYTASLYNTEASFTSLLPPRIMLGIAISFTIAPTTIIAVSNIAKDRLPNAMSLLSFFRVLGAAIGSSIGVAVFQIREKFHYHNLKGSINNSNSQVDATLNTLKDAGMPGNSGLEWIYNQTIKQAYTLAINDYFMLVMFSFVLIAIIIWLTKPTDNTHTALPLE, encoded by the coding sequence TATTTTTACTCTGTATCTCTATAGGCCTTGCTACATTTTTGGACGTGCTCGACTTAGCAATTACAAACGTTGCTCTTCCAGACATTACAGGATCACTTGGAGAGTCTCCTTTCAATGGAGCATGGGTTATCTCCTCTTACGCTATAGGTTCTGCTATCATCATACCCATATCTGGCTACTTATCCAATCGATTTGGTGAGGTTAAAGTTTTTACAACATCGATTCTCTTCTTTATTATAACATCTGCAGCTTGCGGGTTTGCATCCAACTTTTACATGCTTGTTTTTTTTCGTGTTCTACAAGGCGTGTGTGCAGGTCCTTTAATGCCTCTTTCACAAAGTTTATTACTTGCAAACTTCCCAGAAGCAAAAAAGGGCATTGCCATTGCATTATGGTCGATGATTGCAGTTGCAGGACCTATTCTTGGACCTATCCTTGGAGGATTAATCACCGACACAATCGGCTGGAGATGGATTTTTTATATCAATTTACCCATTGGTATTTTAAGCCTTTTCATGAACCTCGTACTCCTTAGGCATCATAAGACAAAAATCATAAAAAATCCAATAGACATAACGGCACTTATTTTACTTGTACTGGGTGTCGCTTCCCTTCAATTATTTCTAGACCAAGGCAATGATGATGGCTGGTTTCAATCTAACGCCATCATTTTACTATTTTGTGTTGGTGTTATAACTCTTGCTCTTTTCATCATATGGACTCTAACTTCTAAAAAACCCATCATCGATCTTACCCTGTATAAGATGCGAAATTTTCTTCTAATGAATATTGTTACATTATTAACCTATGTTGCAATATATGGATCCATTATCATCTATCCTCTATGGCTAGAGACTCAATTAGGATACAATGCATTTTGGACAGGCCTTGCAATCATGCCATCTGCTCTATTTATACTTTTTGGAGCCCCCATAATTGGCCTCTTTACTTCAAAAGTAGACTTGAGAATATTAATGACGTTAAGCTGCATATTTTTCGTAATAGCCGCATATACTGCATCTCTATATAATACAGAAGCATCATTTACATCACTTTTACCTCCCAGAATTATGCTAGGAATAGCCATAAGCTTTACAATTGCCCCAACAACAATTATAGCTGTCTCTAATATTGCAAAAGATAGGCTACCAAATGCCATGAGCTTGTTGAGTTTTTTTCGAGTACTAGGAGCTGCTATTGGATCTTCCATTGGTGTTGCAGTTTTTCAAATAAGAGAAAAATTTCATTACCACAACTTAAAAGGTTCTATCAATAATTCTAATAGCCAAGTAGATGCAACACTTAATACTTTAAAAGACGCAGGTATGCCAGGAAATTCTGGCCTTGAATGGATTTATAATCAAACCATTAAACAAGCCTATACACTTGCCATAAACGACTATTTTATGTTGGTCATGTTTAGCTTTGTTCTAATTGCTATTATCATTTGGCTTACTAAGCCCACTGATAATACCCACACTGCACTACCTCTGGAGTAA